Proteins encoded together in one Antennarius striatus isolate MH-2024 chromosome 13, ASM4005453v1, whole genome shotgun sequence window:
- the tcerg1b gene encoding transcription elongation regulator 1 isoform X1, whose translation MADQAESETIGFSENRMVQQAVRFRGPAPAPAPLPAQTAVLRGPPPLLRPPPPPFGMMRGPPPRPPFARPPFDPSMPPMPPPGGLPPPMGPPHLQRPPFLPPPMGNLPPPPGMLFPPGMPPLPASGGPSLNPAEEIWVENKTAEGKAYYYNARTRESSWSKPDCVKIIQQSELNPLLVAGAGATVSGPSVGVTAAASSGSVNTTSSTSAAGASPTQTPSTTPSRTISSSPDSTPIPSPSVTIAAPVVADLNPVATVTSTVPVSPVTVVTVSTVPSPVTAVQTVPLLPAALPHSVAQPTAAIPAFPPVMVPPFRVPLPGMHIPLPGVAMMQIVGAPCVKAGPSANGMLPGMGPPLVSMMHPQLALSAAPASMTGSLHLPEWSEYKTADGKTYYYNNRTLESTWEKPQALVEKEKEAERIKERLAQEEAEAMEMEDEDKTENTIIEKEEPKEEEMTEEEKAAQKARPVATNPIPGTPWCVVWTGDDRVFFYNPTTRLSMWDRPEELVGRADVDKHIQEPPHKRGLEDGKKTSVERHTFASIISKEETELALAAEESLDEEPTKAKKRKKEEVKEGDSEKEAAMEAELRAARERAVVPLEARMTQFREMLLERGVSAFSTWDKELHKIVFDPRYLLLNPKERKQVFDQYVKTRAEEERKEKKNKLMQAKDEFKRMMEESKLSPRTTFSEFAVKHGRDPRFKNIEKMKDREAIFIEFITAMRKREKEDSKSRGEKVKQDFFDLLSDQHIEGGQRWSKVKERLETDPRYKAVDSSALREELFKQYMEKQAKSVDIDKERELERQARIEASLREREREVQKARSEQTKEIDREREQHKREEAIQHFKALMSDMVRSSDATWSDTRRNLRKDHRWESASLLEREEKEKLFNEHVEALAKKKKEHFRQLLDETSMITLTTTWKEVKKVIKEDPRCIKFSSSDRKRQREFEDYIKDKYITAKADFRTLLKETKFITYRSRKLIQESEQHLKDVEKILQNDKRYLVLECVPEERRKLIMFYIDDLDRRGPPPPPTASEPTRRSTK comes from the exons AGACCTccattcctcccccctcccatgGGGAACTTGCCACCTCCTCCCGGAATGCTGTTTCCACCTGGGATGCCTCCCCTGCCTGCATCTGGCGGCCCTTCGCTCAACCCTGCAGAGGAGATCTGGGTAGAAAACAAGACAGCAGAGGGAAAG GCATATTACTACAACGCCAGGACCAGAGAGTCATCGTGGAGTAAACCGGATTGTGTGAAGATTATCCAACAGTCTGAACTCAACCCTCTTCTTGTAGCTGGAGCGGGGGCTACTGTGTCGGGCCCCAGTGTGGGTGTAACTGCAGCTGCCAGCTCGGGTAGCGTCAACACCACATCCAGCACATCAGCAGCAGGAGCTTCCCCCACTCAGACTCCATCTACAACCCCGTCCCGCACAATTAGCTCCAGTCCAGACTCCACCCCCATCCCCTCTCCTTCCGTAACGATTGCAG CCCCTGTTGTAGCAGACCTGAACCCTGTTGCCACAGTGACCTCAACGGTTCCTGTATCTCCAGTCACTGTGGTTACGGTTTCCACGGTGCCATCACCTGTCACAGCAGTGCAGACAGTGCCTCTGCTGCCTGCAGCCCTGCCTCACAGTGTGGCCCAGCCCACTGCAGCCATACCTGCCTTCCCCCCTGTCATGGTCCCACCATTCAGGGTACCTTTGCCGGGCATGCACATCCCTCTACCAG GTGTAGCAATGATGCAGATAGTAGGTGCACCCTGTGTAAAGGCAGGCCCCAGCGCCAACG GCATGCTCCCTGGCATGGGTCCTCCTTTAGTCTCCATGATGCATCCACAGCTGGCTCTTTCGGCAGCCCCTGCCTCTATGACCGGATCGTTACATCTCCCGGAGTGGTCTGAGTACAAAACAGCTGATGGGAAAACATACTACTACAACAATCGAACACTGGAGTCCAcctgggagaaacctcaggcaCTGGTGGAGAAAG aaaaagaagcagagaggaTCAAAGAGCGTTTGGCCCAGGAGGAGGCAGAAGCGATGGAGATGGAAGACGAGGACAAGACTGAAAACACAATTATTGAGAAGGAG GAACctaaagaagaagagatgacTGAAGAGGAAAAAGCAGCTCAGAAAGCCAGACCGGTAGCCACCAACCCAATTCCTGGCACTCCATG GTGTGTGGTATGGACAGGCGATGATCGCGTCTTTTTCTACAATCCAACAACACGGTTGTCCATGTGGGACCGACCCGAGGAGCTGGTCGGTCGAGCGGATGTCGATAAACACATCCAGGAACCACCGCACAAGAGAGGACTGGAGGATGGAAAGAAGACTAGTGTGGAAAGGCACACGTTCGCAAGCA TTATCAGTAAGGAGGAAACAGAATTGGCTCTTGCGGCTGAAGAGAGTTTGGATGAGGAGCCAACCAAAGCCAAAAAGAGAAA GAAGGAGGAAGTGAAGGAAGGAGATTCTGAGAAGGAAGCAGCAATGGAGGCAGAACTCCGAGCTGCCAGAGAACGAGCTGTAGTGCCACTAGAAGCTCGGATGACCCAGTTCAGAGAAATGCTGCTGGAAAGAGGG GTGTCTGCATTCTCCACTTGGGACAAAGAGCTTCATAAGATTGTGTTTGATCCACGTTACCTTCTACTCAACccaaaggagaggaagcag GTGTTTGATCAGTATGTGAAGACACGtgcagaggaagaaaggaaggagaagaagaacaaactgATGCAGGCCAAAGATGAGTTCAAGAGGATGATGGAGGAGTCAAAGCTCTCCCCCAG AACAACATTTAGTGAATTTGCAGTGAAGCACGGCAGAGACCCACGTTTTAAAAATATAGAGAAGATGAAGGACAGGGAGGCTATCTTCATTGAATTCATCACCGCTATGAGGAAACGAGAGAAAGAGGACTCAAAGTCCAGAGGAGAGAAG GTGAAGCAAGACTTCTTTGATCTCCTAAGTGACCAGCATATAGAGGGCGGTCAGCGATGGAGTAAAGTCAAAGAGAGGCTAGAGACCGACCCTCGATACAAGGCTGTGGACAGCTCAGCACTCAGAGAAGAACTTTTCAAACAGTACATGGAAAAACAAGCGAAG AGCGTGGACATCGACAAGGAGCGGGAGTTGGAGCGGCAGGCTCGCATCGAGGCCAGCCTGAGAGAAAGGGAGCGGGAGGTGCAGAAGGCCCGATCGGAACAGACCAAAGAGATTGACCGGGAAAGAGAGCAACACAAGAGGGAGGAGGCCATTCAGCATTTTAAGGCTCTCATGTCTGATATG GTTCGGTCCTCAGATGCAACGTGGTCAGACACACGTCGTAACCTGCGAAAGGACCATCGCTGGGAGTCTGCATCACTGctagagagagaggagaaggaaaagttGTTTAATGAACATGTAGAAGCACTggccaagaaaaagaaagaacatttCAGGCAGCTACTGGATGAGACTAGCATG aTCACACTGACGACTACCtggaaggaggtgaagaaggtgATCAAGGAGGACCCTCGCTGTATCAAGTTCTCCTCAAGTGACAGA aAGAGACAGCGGGAGTTTGAAGACTACATCAAAGACAAGTACATAACAGCCAAAGCTGACTTCAGAACTCTGTTGAAGGAGACAAAGTTCATCACATACAG GTCGAGAAAGCTCATCCAGGAGTCAGAGCAGCATCTGAAAGATGTGGAGAAGATTCTTCAGAACGACAAGCGTTACCTGGTTTTGGAATGTGTTCCAGAGGAGCGCAGGAAGCTTATTATGTTCTACATTGATGATCTAGACCGCCGTGGCCCACCGCCTCCACCCACAGCCTCTGAACCCACCCGACGTTCCACGAAATGA
- the LOC137606703 gene encoding prenylcysteine oxidase-like isoform X2 produces MCVCGRHRTAVRSSAAMGVCLLPLVVVVLSARAAVGEPTGFDRVDAAPPSKIAVVGAGIGGSATAHFLRQHFGPEVHVDVFEKGDVGGRLATVTVNHNDYESGGSIIHSLNLHMQEFVKQLGLKYRRSVAGKTAVFNGEEVILEETDWYLLDLFRLWWRYGISFIRLQMWVEEIMEKFMRIYKYQAHGYAFSSVEELLDSLGGSGFINMTRRPLSDSLLELGVSQRFIDEVIAPIMRVNYGQNISIPAFVGAVSLAGAQNSLWAVEGGNKLVCSGLLKMANANLLQVQVNSISPVYSEAPQYQLSFTGTGGTGSEFYDIVVLATPLQENVKSGVHFQGFTPPFDQLPGNYHDTVATIVHGYLNTSFFGFPDPRLFPFASILTTERPDLFFNSVASVCPVNISTGFRRKQPQEAGVYKVFSQQPLDKAQLKMLFRSYYSVQVTEWQAYPCYGSSPGLPPVELHPNLYYLNGIELAGSAMEMSSVAAKNIALLAYHRWNRQTDMVDQRDLMHRIKTEL; encoded by the exons atgtgtgtgtgtggccgtcACCGCACGGCCGTCCGCTCCTCCGCCGCTATGGGTGTCTGTCTTCTCCCGCTGGTCGTCGTCGTGCTGTCCGCCCGGGCTGCTGTCGGAGAGCCGACGGGATTCGATCGTGTTGACGCGGCTCCGCCTTCCAAAATAG CGGTGGTCGGGGCAGGGATTGGAGGCAGCGCCACAGCCCATTTCCTGCGGCAGCACTTTGGTCCTGAGGTCCACGTGGATGTCTTTGAGAAAGGAGATGTTGGAGGTCGCCTCGCCACTGTCACTGTCAATCACAATGACTACGAGTCTGGAGGTTCCATCATTCACTCCCTAAACCTCCACATGCAAGAGTTTGTCAAACAGCTTG GCTTAAAGTATCGCCGCAGCGTGGCGGGTAAGACAGCTGTGTTTAATGGTGAGGAGGTGATTCTGGAGGAGACTGACTGGTATCTTCTTGACCTGTTCCGGCTTTGGTGGCGCTATGGCATCAGCTTCATACGCTTGCAGATGTGGGTGGAGGAAATCATGGAGAAATTCATGAG GATATACAAGTATCAGGCCCACGGATATGCCTTCAGTTCAGTGGAGGAACTGCTGGACTCTCTTGGTGGGAGTGGCTTCATCAATATGACCAGAAGACCCCTTTCTGATTCGCTGTTGGAGTTGGGCGTGTCGCAACGCTTCATCGACGAGGTCATAGCACCCATCATGAGGGTCAACTATGGACAGAACATCAGCATCCCCGCCTTTGTAG gtgcTGTGTCTTTAGCTGGTGCCCAGAACAGCCTGTGGGCGGTGGAAGGAGGCAATAAACTAGTGTGTTCTGGCCTGCTAAAGATGGCTAATGCTAACCTGCTACAAGTACAAGTCAACTCCATCTCCCCAGTCTATTCAG AGGCACCACAGTACCAGCTAAGCTTCACCggaacaggaggaacaggatCAGAGTTTTATGACATTGTAGTTTTGGCAACGCCGCTCCAGGAGAATGTCAAGTCCGGAGTCCATTTCCAAGGTTTCACCCCTCCCTTTGATCAACTCCCTGGCAACTATCACGACACTGTGGCTACAATCGTCCATGGTTACCTCAACACCTCTTTCTTTGGTTTCCCGGACCCCCGCCTTTTCCCCTTTGCGAGCATCTTGACAACTGAGAGGCCTGATCTCTTTTTCAACAGCGTGGCGAGCGTTTGTCCTGTCAACATCTCGACAGGCTTTCGCCGCAAGCAGCCACAAGAGGCTGGCGTCTATAAAGTGTTCTCACAACAACCTCTGGATAAGGCTCAACTTAAAATGCTCTTCAG GTCATACTACTCAGTGCAGGTGACAGAGTGGCAGGCCTACCCCTGTTACGGCAGCAGCCCTGGACTGCCGCCTGTAGAGCTCCACCCCAATCTTTACTATCTCAATGGTATCGAGTTGGCTGGCAGTGCCATGGAGATGAGCTCAGTCGCTGCCAAGAATATTGCTCTGTTGGCTTATCATCGCTggaacagacagacggacatGGTGGACCAGAGAGATCTGATGCACAGGATCAAGACTGAACTATGA
- the tcerg1b gene encoding transcription elongation regulator 1 isoform X2 has protein sequence MADQAESETIGFSENRMVQQAVRFRGPAPAPAPLPAQTAVLRGPPPLLRPPPPPFGMMRGPPPRPPFARPPFDPSMPPMPPPGGLPPPMGPPHLQRPPFLPPPMGNLPPPPGMLFPPGMPPLPASGGPSLNPAEEIWVENKTAEGKAYYYNARTRESSWSKPDCVKIIQQSELNPLLVAGAGATVSGPSVGVTAAASSGSVNTTSSTSAAGASPTQTPSTTPSRTISSSPDSTPIPSPSVTIAAPVVADLNPVATVTSTVPVSPVTVVTVSTVPSPVTAVQTVPLLPAALPHSVAQPTAAIPAFPPVMVPPFRVPLPGMHIPLPGMLPGMGPPLVSMMHPQLALSAAPASMTGSLHLPEWSEYKTADGKTYYYNNRTLESTWEKPQALVEKEKEAERIKERLAQEEAEAMEMEDEDKTENTIIEKEEPKEEEMTEEEKAAQKARPVATNPIPGTPWCVVWTGDDRVFFYNPTTRLSMWDRPEELVGRADVDKHIQEPPHKRGLEDGKKTSVERHTFASIISKEETELALAAEESLDEEPTKAKKRKKEEVKEGDSEKEAAMEAELRAARERAVVPLEARMTQFREMLLERGVSAFSTWDKELHKIVFDPRYLLLNPKERKQVFDQYVKTRAEEERKEKKNKLMQAKDEFKRMMEESKLSPRTTFSEFAVKHGRDPRFKNIEKMKDREAIFIEFITAMRKREKEDSKSRGEKVKQDFFDLLSDQHIEGGQRWSKVKERLETDPRYKAVDSSALREELFKQYMEKQAKSVDIDKERELERQARIEASLREREREVQKARSEQTKEIDREREQHKREEAIQHFKALMSDMVRSSDATWSDTRRNLRKDHRWESASLLEREEKEKLFNEHVEALAKKKKEHFRQLLDETSMITLTTTWKEVKKVIKEDPRCIKFSSSDRKRQREFEDYIKDKYITAKADFRTLLKETKFITYRSRKLIQESEQHLKDVEKILQNDKRYLVLECVPEERRKLIMFYIDDLDRRGPPPPPTASEPTRRSTK, from the exons AGACCTccattcctcccccctcccatgGGGAACTTGCCACCTCCTCCCGGAATGCTGTTTCCACCTGGGATGCCTCCCCTGCCTGCATCTGGCGGCCCTTCGCTCAACCCTGCAGAGGAGATCTGGGTAGAAAACAAGACAGCAGAGGGAAAG GCATATTACTACAACGCCAGGACCAGAGAGTCATCGTGGAGTAAACCGGATTGTGTGAAGATTATCCAACAGTCTGAACTCAACCCTCTTCTTGTAGCTGGAGCGGGGGCTACTGTGTCGGGCCCCAGTGTGGGTGTAACTGCAGCTGCCAGCTCGGGTAGCGTCAACACCACATCCAGCACATCAGCAGCAGGAGCTTCCCCCACTCAGACTCCATCTACAACCCCGTCCCGCACAATTAGCTCCAGTCCAGACTCCACCCCCATCCCCTCTCCTTCCGTAACGATTGCAG CCCCTGTTGTAGCAGACCTGAACCCTGTTGCCACAGTGACCTCAACGGTTCCTGTATCTCCAGTCACTGTGGTTACGGTTTCCACGGTGCCATCACCTGTCACAGCAGTGCAGACAGTGCCTCTGCTGCCTGCAGCCCTGCCTCACAGTGTGGCCCAGCCCACTGCAGCCATACCTGCCTTCCCCCCTGTCATGGTCCCACCATTCAGGGTACCTTTGCCGGGCATGCACATCCCTCTACCAG GCATGCTCCCTGGCATGGGTCCTCCTTTAGTCTCCATGATGCATCCACAGCTGGCTCTTTCGGCAGCCCCTGCCTCTATGACCGGATCGTTACATCTCCCGGAGTGGTCTGAGTACAAAACAGCTGATGGGAAAACATACTACTACAACAATCGAACACTGGAGTCCAcctgggagaaacctcaggcaCTGGTGGAGAAAG aaaaagaagcagagaggaTCAAAGAGCGTTTGGCCCAGGAGGAGGCAGAAGCGATGGAGATGGAAGACGAGGACAAGACTGAAAACACAATTATTGAGAAGGAG GAACctaaagaagaagagatgacTGAAGAGGAAAAAGCAGCTCAGAAAGCCAGACCGGTAGCCACCAACCCAATTCCTGGCACTCCATG GTGTGTGGTATGGACAGGCGATGATCGCGTCTTTTTCTACAATCCAACAACACGGTTGTCCATGTGGGACCGACCCGAGGAGCTGGTCGGTCGAGCGGATGTCGATAAACACATCCAGGAACCACCGCACAAGAGAGGACTGGAGGATGGAAAGAAGACTAGTGTGGAAAGGCACACGTTCGCAAGCA TTATCAGTAAGGAGGAAACAGAATTGGCTCTTGCGGCTGAAGAGAGTTTGGATGAGGAGCCAACCAAAGCCAAAAAGAGAAA GAAGGAGGAAGTGAAGGAAGGAGATTCTGAGAAGGAAGCAGCAATGGAGGCAGAACTCCGAGCTGCCAGAGAACGAGCTGTAGTGCCACTAGAAGCTCGGATGACCCAGTTCAGAGAAATGCTGCTGGAAAGAGGG GTGTCTGCATTCTCCACTTGGGACAAAGAGCTTCATAAGATTGTGTTTGATCCACGTTACCTTCTACTCAACccaaaggagaggaagcag GTGTTTGATCAGTATGTGAAGACACGtgcagaggaagaaaggaaggagaagaagaacaaactgATGCAGGCCAAAGATGAGTTCAAGAGGATGATGGAGGAGTCAAAGCTCTCCCCCAG AACAACATTTAGTGAATTTGCAGTGAAGCACGGCAGAGACCCACGTTTTAAAAATATAGAGAAGATGAAGGACAGGGAGGCTATCTTCATTGAATTCATCACCGCTATGAGGAAACGAGAGAAAGAGGACTCAAAGTCCAGAGGAGAGAAG GTGAAGCAAGACTTCTTTGATCTCCTAAGTGACCAGCATATAGAGGGCGGTCAGCGATGGAGTAAAGTCAAAGAGAGGCTAGAGACCGACCCTCGATACAAGGCTGTGGACAGCTCAGCACTCAGAGAAGAACTTTTCAAACAGTACATGGAAAAACAAGCGAAG AGCGTGGACATCGACAAGGAGCGGGAGTTGGAGCGGCAGGCTCGCATCGAGGCCAGCCTGAGAGAAAGGGAGCGGGAGGTGCAGAAGGCCCGATCGGAACAGACCAAAGAGATTGACCGGGAAAGAGAGCAACACAAGAGGGAGGAGGCCATTCAGCATTTTAAGGCTCTCATGTCTGATATG GTTCGGTCCTCAGATGCAACGTGGTCAGACACACGTCGTAACCTGCGAAAGGACCATCGCTGGGAGTCTGCATCACTGctagagagagaggagaaggaaaagttGTTTAATGAACATGTAGAAGCACTggccaagaaaaagaaagaacatttCAGGCAGCTACTGGATGAGACTAGCATG aTCACACTGACGACTACCtggaaggaggtgaagaaggtgATCAAGGAGGACCCTCGCTGTATCAAGTTCTCCTCAAGTGACAGA aAGAGACAGCGGGAGTTTGAAGACTACATCAAAGACAAGTACATAACAGCCAAAGCTGACTTCAGAACTCTGTTGAAGGAGACAAAGTTCATCACATACAG GTCGAGAAAGCTCATCCAGGAGTCAGAGCAGCATCTGAAAGATGTGGAGAAGATTCTTCAGAACGACAAGCGTTACCTGGTTTTGGAATGTGTTCCAGAGGAGCGCAGGAAGCTTATTATGTTCTACATTGATGATCTAGACCGCCGTGGCCCACCGCCTCCACCCACAGCCTCTGAACCCACCCGACGTTCCACGAAATGA
- the LOC137606703 gene encoding prenylcysteine oxidase-like isoform X1, with protein MCVCGRHRTAVRSSAAMGVCLLPLVVVVLSARAAVGEPTGFDRVDAAPPSKIAVVGAGIGGSATAHFLRQHFGPEVHVDVFEKGDVGGRLATVTVNHNDYESGGSIIHSLNLHMQEFVKQLGLKYRRSVAGKTAVFNGEEVILEETDWYLLDLFRLWWRYGISFIRLQMWVEEIMEKFMRIYKYQAHGYAFSSVEELLDSLGGSGFINMTRRPLSDSLLELGVSQRFIDEVIAPIMRVNYGQNISIPAFVGAVSLAGAQNSLWAVEGGNKLVCSGLLKMANANLLQVQVNSISPVYSAEAPQYQLSFTGTGGTGSEFYDIVVLATPLQENVKSGVHFQGFTPPFDQLPGNYHDTVATIVHGYLNTSFFGFPDPRLFPFASILTTERPDLFFNSVASVCPVNISTGFRRKQPQEAGVYKVFSQQPLDKAQLKMLFRSYYSVQVTEWQAYPCYGSSPGLPPVELHPNLYYLNGIELAGSAMEMSSVAAKNIALLAYHRWNRQTDMVDQRDLMHRIKTEL; from the exons atgtgtgtgtgtggccgtcACCGCACGGCCGTCCGCTCCTCCGCCGCTATGGGTGTCTGTCTTCTCCCGCTGGTCGTCGTCGTGCTGTCCGCCCGGGCTGCTGTCGGAGAGCCGACGGGATTCGATCGTGTTGACGCGGCTCCGCCTTCCAAAATAG CGGTGGTCGGGGCAGGGATTGGAGGCAGCGCCACAGCCCATTTCCTGCGGCAGCACTTTGGTCCTGAGGTCCACGTGGATGTCTTTGAGAAAGGAGATGTTGGAGGTCGCCTCGCCACTGTCACTGTCAATCACAATGACTACGAGTCTGGAGGTTCCATCATTCACTCCCTAAACCTCCACATGCAAGAGTTTGTCAAACAGCTTG GCTTAAAGTATCGCCGCAGCGTGGCGGGTAAGACAGCTGTGTTTAATGGTGAGGAGGTGATTCTGGAGGAGACTGACTGGTATCTTCTTGACCTGTTCCGGCTTTGGTGGCGCTATGGCATCAGCTTCATACGCTTGCAGATGTGGGTGGAGGAAATCATGGAGAAATTCATGAG GATATACAAGTATCAGGCCCACGGATATGCCTTCAGTTCAGTGGAGGAACTGCTGGACTCTCTTGGTGGGAGTGGCTTCATCAATATGACCAGAAGACCCCTTTCTGATTCGCTGTTGGAGTTGGGCGTGTCGCAACGCTTCATCGACGAGGTCATAGCACCCATCATGAGGGTCAACTATGGACAGAACATCAGCATCCCCGCCTTTGTAG gtgcTGTGTCTTTAGCTGGTGCCCAGAACAGCCTGTGGGCGGTGGAAGGAGGCAATAAACTAGTGTGTTCTGGCCTGCTAAAGATGGCTAATGCTAACCTGCTACAAGTACAAGTCAACTCCATCTCCCCAGTCTATTCAG CAGAGGCACCACAGTACCAGCTAAGCTTCACCggaacaggaggaacaggatCAGAGTTTTATGACATTGTAGTTTTGGCAACGCCGCTCCAGGAGAATGTCAAGTCCGGAGTCCATTTCCAAGGTTTCACCCCTCCCTTTGATCAACTCCCTGGCAACTATCACGACACTGTGGCTACAATCGTCCATGGTTACCTCAACACCTCTTTCTTTGGTTTCCCGGACCCCCGCCTTTTCCCCTTTGCGAGCATCTTGACAACTGAGAGGCCTGATCTCTTTTTCAACAGCGTGGCGAGCGTTTGTCCTGTCAACATCTCGACAGGCTTTCGCCGCAAGCAGCCACAAGAGGCTGGCGTCTATAAAGTGTTCTCACAACAACCTCTGGATAAGGCTCAACTTAAAATGCTCTTCAG GTCATACTACTCAGTGCAGGTGACAGAGTGGCAGGCCTACCCCTGTTACGGCAGCAGCCCTGGACTGCCGCCTGTAGAGCTCCACCCCAATCTTTACTATCTCAATGGTATCGAGTTGGCTGGCAGTGCCATGGAGATGAGCTCAGTCGCTGCCAAGAATATTGCTCTGTTGGCTTATCATCGCTggaacagacagacggacatGGTGGACCAGAGAGATCTGATGCACAGGATCAAGACTGAACTATGA